In the Streptomyces formicae genome, one interval contains:
- a CDS encoding LLM class F420-dependent oxidoreductase produces the protein MRLGLALGYWGRGPDPGHVTLAQEAERLGYHSVWTAEAWGSDAFTPLTWIAAQTSRIRLGTAVVQMAARSPVTTAMHALTLDHLSGGRMMLGLGLSGPQVVEGWYGRPFPRSPLTATREYVDVIRQVLRREGPVELDGRFHAHPYRGEDGTGLGKPLKPITHPLRPDLPILLGAEGPKNIAQTTRIADGWLPLYWSPTRTDAYEASLTGLGEGFLIAPMARAKVCDDVAEGLLPVKAMLGFYIGGMGHAARNFHADLMARMGYEEEARRIQELFLAGRRQEAVLAVPDAFADEISLVGPRARIAERLELWRKGPVTDLLVLAPDPLTLRTLAELNS, from the coding sequence ATGCGGCTCGGGCTCGCACTCGGGTACTGGGGGCGCGGCCCCGACCCCGGCCACGTCACGCTCGCCCAGGAGGCCGAGCGGCTCGGCTACCACTCCGTGTGGACGGCGGAGGCCTGGGGATCCGACGCCTTCACGCCGCTGACCTGGATCGCCGCACAGACCTCACGGATCAGGCTCGGCACGGCGGTCGTACAGATGGCCGCGCGCTCGCCCGTCACCACCGCCATGCACGCGCTCACCCTCGACCACCTCTCCGGCGGCCGCATGATGCTCGGGCTCGGGCTCTCCGGGCCGCAGGTGGTGGAGGGCTGGTACGGGCGGCCGTTCCCCAGGTCGCCGCTGACCGCGACGCGTGAGTACGTCGACGTGATCCGCCAAGTCCTGCGACGCGAGGGCCCGGTGGAGCTCGACGGACGCTTCCACGCCCATCCCTACCGGGGCGAGGACGGCACGGGCCTCGGCAAGCCGCTCAAGCCGATCACCCACCCCCTCCGCCCCGACCTGCCGATCCTCCTCGGCGCCGAGGGTCCCAAGAACATCGCGCAGACGACCCGCATCGCGGACGGCTGGCTGCCGCTGTACTGGTCGCCGACCAGGACGGATGCGTACGAGGCGTCGCTGACCGGCCTCGGGGAAGGCTTCCTGATCGCCCCCATGGCCCGCGCCAAGGTCTGCGACGACGTCGCCGAGGGCCTGCTCCCGGTCAAGGCCATGCTCGGCTTCTACATCGGCGGCATGGGTCACGCCGCCCGCAACTTCCACGCCGACCTGATGGCGCGCATGGGATACGAGGAGGAGGCCAGGCGCATCCAGGAGCTGTTCCTCGCCGGGCGCAGGCAGGAGGCGGTGCTCGCCGTGCCGGACGCCTTCGCCGACGAGATCTCGCTGGTCGGGCCGCGCGCCCGCATCGCCGAGCGCCTGGAGCTGTGGCGCAAGGGCCCGGTGACGGACCTGCTGGTACTGGCCCCCGACCCACTGACCCTGCGCACCCTGGCCGAACTCAACTCCTAG
- a CDS encoding response regulator transcription factor — protein MIRVLLVHDACLLRLALAERLAREPDLEVFHAPWSQAHGRQRTVRPDLCVVDLDDESTYALTPLTELTGPSAHGRGCRVLVLATANRPGQLRRAAEADALGYVNKASQPERLITGIRQVAAGQRFVDDSLGFGFLKAAQMPLTQRELSVLSLAARGASVAEIAHSLHLSNGTVRNYMAAITRKTGARNRIDAIRISQGEGWV, from the coding sequence GTGATCCGGGTACTTCTCGTGCACGACGCCTGTCTACTGCGATTAGCCCTGGCGGAACGTCTCGCCCGGGAACCTGACTTGGAGGTGTTCCATGCGCCGTGGTCACAGGCTCACGGTCGGCAGCGCACGGTACGACCCGATCTCTGCGTGGTGGATCTCGACGACGAGTCGACGTACGCGCTCACGCCGCTCACCGAGCTGACCGGGCCCTCGGCGCACGGTCGCGGCTGCCGGGTCCTGGTGCTCGCCACGGCCAACCGGCCGGGGCAGCTGCGCCGCGCCGCGGAGGCGGACGCGCTCGGCTACGTGAACAAGGCGAGCCAGCCGGAACGGCTGATCACCGGCATCAGACAGGTGGCGGCGGGCCAGCGGTTCGTCGACGACTCCCTGGGGTTCGGCTTCCTCAAGGCCGCCCAAATGCCGCTGACGCAAAGGGAGTTGAGCGTCCTGTCACTCGCCGCGCGAGGCGCTTCTGTCGCCGAGATCGCCCACAGTCTCCATCTCTCCAACGGAACGGTGCGCAACTACATGGCCGCGATCACCCGGAAGACCGGGGCGCGGAACAGGATCGACGCCATAAGGATCTCGCAGGGCGAGGGCTGGGTCTGA
- a CDS encoding TetR family transcriptional regulator, with product MTAEAKTGSPATPPLTERQEARRRRILHASAQLASRGGFDAVQMREVAEAAGVALGTLYRYFPSKVHLLVATMQDQLQHMHTTIRKRPPAGETPAERVAETLMRAFRALQREPHLADAMVRALTFADRSVSPEVDTVSRLTTAIILDAMGLAEPPTAQQLSAVRVIEHTWHSALITWLSGRASIAQVKIDIETVCRLIDLTATPRA from the coding sequence ATGACAGCGGAAGCCAAGACAGGGAGCCCTGCGACGCCGCCCCTCACCGAGCGCCAGGAGGCGCGCCGCCGCCGCATCCTGCACGCGAGCGCCCAACTGGCCAGCAGGGGCGGGTTCGACGCGGTGCAGATGCGGGAGGTCGCCGAGGCCGCCGGCGTCGCGCTCGGCACGCTCTACCGCTACTTCCCCTCCAAGGTGCACCTGCTCGTCGCCACCATGCAGGACCAGCTGCAGCACATGCACACCACGATCAGGAAGCGCCCCCCGGCGGGCGAGACCCCCGCCGAGCGGGTCGCCGAGACGCTGATGCGCGCCTTCCGCGCCCTCCAGCGCGAGCCGCACCTCGCGGACGCCATGGTGCGGGCCCTGACCTTCGCCGACCGGTCGGTGAGCCCCGAGGTCGACACCGTCTCGCGGCTGACCACGGCGATCATCCTGGACGCGATGGGACTGGCGGAGCCGCCGACCGCGCAGCAGCTCTCGGCGGTGCGGGTGATCGAGCACACCTGGCACTCCGCGCTGATCACCTGGCTCTCCGGAAGGGCGTCGATCGCCCAGGTGAAGATCGACATCGAGACGGTCTGCCGCCTGATCGACCTCACGGCGACCCCCCGAGCGTGA
- a CDS encoding N-acetylmuramoyl-L-alanine amidase, which yields MSYVGPEFDPSPPPRRRFGRRPLTVTVAALVPACLAGWLVYQATSGSDDGGPDRSLPASSSSSRQATPPESGSAPSSPSHPDPDKSDKGGGEGKGKGDDGKGDGNDSTTKPPARRPAADGPLKGKIVVVDPGHNSGNFQHASEINRQVDIGTNRKACDTTGTSTNAGYTEAKFTLDVSRRLRTLLEKQGATVEFTQDGDRPWGPCVDERAQIGNKLHADAVVSVHADGSGAGNRGFHVIMPGKVKAGSADTTPIVAPSKELGERIAGSFLHATGSAPSNYIGGGTGLDTRKDLGGLNLSTVPKVFIECGNMRDAKDAAQLTSGAWRQKAAQGISDGIVGFLRG from the coding sequence GTGTCGTACGTAGGTCCGGAATTCGATCCCTCCCCGCCGCCGAGGCGCCGCTTCGGCAGGCGCCCGCTGACCGTGACGGTGGCCGCGCTGGTGCCGGCCTGCCTCGCGGGCTGGCTGGTCTACCAGGCCACCAGCGGCTCCGACGACGGCGGCCCCGACCGGTCGCTGCCCGCGTCGAGCTCCTCGTCGCGGCAGGCCACACCGCCGGAGTCCGGGTCCGCCCCGTCCTCCCCCTCGCATCCCGACCCGGACAAGTCCGACAAGGGAGGTGGAGAAGGGAAGGGAAAGGGCGATGACGGCAAGGGCGACGGCAACGATTCGACTACGAAGCCGCCCGCCCGGCGCCCCGCCGCGGACGGCCCACTCAAGGGCAAGATCGTCGTCGTCGACCCCGGCCACAACTCCGGCAACTTCCAGCACGCCTCCGAGATCAACCGCCAGGTCGACATCGGGACGAACCGCAAGGCGTGCGACACCACGGGCACCTCCACCAACGCCGGTTACACCGAGGCCAAGTTCACCCTGGACGTGTCCCGGCGACTGCGCACCCTGCTGGAGAAGCAGGGCGCCACGGTCGAGTTCACCCAGGACGGCGACCGCCCCTGGGGCCCGTGCGTCGACGAACGCGCGCAGATCGGCAACAAGCTCCACGCGGACGCGGTCGTCTCCGTCCACGCCGACGGCTCGGGCGCCGGGAACCGCGGCTTCCACGTGATCATGCCGGGAAAGGTGAAGGCCGGATCGGCCGACACCACGCCGATCGTGGCGCCCTCCAAAGAGTTGGGCGAACGCATCGCGGGCAGCTTCCTGCACGCCACGGGCAGCGCCCCCTCCAACTACATCGGCGGCGGCACGGGCCTCGACACCCGCAAGGACCTCGGCGGCCTGAACCTCTCCACCGTCCCCAAGGTGTTCATCGAGTGCGGCAACATGCGCGACGCGAAGGACGCGGCGCAGCTGACGAGCGGCGCGTGGCGGCAGAAGGCGGCGCAGGGGATCTCTGACGGAATCGTGGGATTCCTCCGCGGGTAG
- a CDS encoding SapB/AmfS family lanthipeptide, translated as MALLDLQSMESDELTGGGHGGGGSVASLLLCWSDASIVLCL; from the coding sequence ATGGCACTTCTCGACCTGCAGAGCATGGAATCCGACGAGCTGACCGGTGGCGGTCACGGTGGCGGCGGCAGTGTGGCCAGCCTCCTGCTGTGCTGGAGCGACGCGAGCATCGTTCTGTGTCTCTGA
- a CDS encoding glycosyltransferase family 4 protein, with the protein MTAEAMEAGPRKGSAAEGDRPLRIALLTYKGNPFCGGQGVYVRHLSRELVRLGHTVEVIGAQPYPVLDEGEGLEGLSLTELPSLDLYRSPDPFRTPGRDEYRDWVDALEVATMWTGGFPEPATFSLRARRHLRARRGEFDVVHDNQTLGYGLLGDLGAPLVTTIHHPITVDRRLELDAAPDLKRRMSVRRWYAFTRMQKRVARRLPSVLTVSGTSRQEIIDHLGVRDDRIDVVHIGADTDLFSPDPSVAEVPGRIVTTSSADVPLKGLIHLVEALAKVRTENPAAHLVVVGKRAEDGPVAQAIERHGLAGSIEFVKGITDAELVDLVRSAQIACVPSLYEGFSLPAAEAMATGTPLLATTGGAIPEVAGPDGETCVAVPPGDPEALALGLNRLLGDAGLRARLGAAGRARVLDRFTWARAAQGTAELYRAAIDRSAGRGATRAVARGHALPAATAAAAPEVAGPHHESRATC; encoded by the coding sequence GTGACCGCTGAGGCCATGGAGGCAGGCCCCCGGAAGGGCTCGGCCGCCGAAGGTGATCGTCCGTTGCGCATCGCTCTCCTGACGTACAAAGGGAACCCGTTCTGCGGGGGACAGGGCGTCTACGTACGCCACCTGTCGCGCGAGCTCGTCCGGCTCGGCCACACCGTCGAGGTGATCGGCGCGCAGCCCTATCCGGTGCTCGACGAGGGCGAGGGCCTCGAAGGGCTCAGCCTCACCGAGCTCCCGAGCCTGGACCTCTACCGCTCGCCCGACCCCTTCCGCACCCCGGGGCGCGACGAGTACCGCGACTGGGTGGACGCCCTCGAAGTGGCGACGATGTGGACCGGCGGCTTCCCCGAGCCCGCCACGTTCAGCCTGCGCGCCCGCCGTCATCTGCGCGCAAGGCGCGGCGAGTTCGACGTCGTGCACGACAACCAGACCCTGGGATACGGCCTGTTGGGCGACCTCGGCGCCCCCCTGGTCACCACGATCCACCACCCCATCACCGTCGACCGGCGGCTCGAACTCGACGCCGCGCCCGACCTCAAGCGCCGCATGTCGGTGCGCCGTTGGTACGCGTTCACCCGCATGCAGAAGCGCGTCGCGCGCCGCCTGCCCTCGGTGCTCACCGTCTCCGGCACCTCGCGCCAGGAGATCATCGACCACCTCGGCGTACGCGACGACCGCATCGACGTCGTCCACATCGGCGCCGACACCGACCTCTTCTCGCCCGACCCCTCGGTCGCCGAGGTGCCGGGCCGGATCGTGACGACCTCCAGTGCCGACGTCCCCCTCAAGGGCCTCATCCACCTGGTCGAGGCGCTCGCCAAGGTGCGCACCGAGAACCCCGCCGCCCATCTCGTCGTGGTCGGCAAGCGCGCAGAGGACGGCCCGGTCGCCCAGGCCATCGAGCGGCACGGCCTCGCGGGCTCGATCGAGTTCGTCAAGGGCATCACCGACGCCGAACTCGTCGACCTGGTCCGCTCGGCGCAGATCGCCTGCGTCCCCTCCCTGTACGAGGGGTTCTCGCTGCCCGCGGCCGAGGCGATGGCCACCGGCACCCCGCTCCTCGCGACCACCGGCGGCGCGATCCCGGAGGTCGCGGGCCCCGACGGCGAGACCTGTGTCGCGGTGCCGCCCGGCGACCCGGAGGCGCTCGCCCTCGGCCTGAACCGGCTCCTCGGCGACGCCGGGCTGCGGGCCAGGCTCGGCGCGGCGGGACGTGCGCGGGTGCTCGACAGGTTCACCTGGGCCCGCGCCGCCCAGGGCACCGCCGAGCTCTACCGCGCGGCGATCGACCGCTCCGCGGGACGCGGCGCCACCCGTGCCGTCGCACGCGGCCACGCCCTCCCGGCCGCCACCGCCGCGGCCGCCCCCGAAGTTGCAGGACCTCACCACGAAAGCAGGGCCACGTGCTGA
- a CDS encoding ABC transporter ATP-binding protein yields the protein MATTTPRPHQPTHDAHLLGAAARHSALRCVILALCALASAGAGLLLPLAIGRALDAVLTGHLTGAADADATRWIAACAALITASAVLDALDGVLTGTTNARTTAWLRGRVTGHVLAVGPRTTARFAHGDLVARLIDNAAHAGIAPATFAALLAALVTPVGAVVALALIDGWLAAVFLVGAPVLFLLLRTFVRVSSDCVARYQRVQGNIAGRLSEAIGGARTVAAAHTQDKEAARVLGELPELGRQGRRMWRLQGRSQAQAVAVAPLLQIAVAAVAGLLLLRHRISVGDLLAASRYAVLATGIGMLVGQLGGLVRARAAARRLEEVLTEPPTSYGEAELPPEGGLLELRGVMASRGGRTVLDGVDLTVPAGTTLAVVGRSGAGKSLLAALAGRLADPDEGEVRLDGVPLRSLGRQELRREVGYAFERPALLGTTLEDTIGLGAPRPTPGRIREAARAARADTFITRLPDGYATPCGQAPLSGGESQRLGLARAFARGGRLLILDDAMSSLDTVTEHHIADALLHHTPHRSRLIIAHRAATAARADAVAWLHEGRIRAVGTHEELWERPEYREVFGA from the coding sequence ATGGCGACGACGACCCCCCGTCCGCACCAACCCACCCACGACGCACACCTGTTGGGCGCGGCCGCCCGCCACAGCGCCCTCCGCTGCGTGATCCTGGCGCTGTGCGCCCTGGCGAGCGCGGGCGCGGGACTGCTCCTGCCGCTCGCGATCGGCCGCGCCCTGGACGCCGTCCTGACCGGACACCTGACGGGCGCGGCTGACGCCGACGCCACCCGCTGGATCGCCGCGTGCGCCGCGCTGATCACCGCGAGCGCCGTCCTCGACGCGCTCGACGGCGTCCTCACCGGCACCACCAACGCCCGCACCACCGCCTGGCTGCGCGGCCGCGTCACCGGACACGTGCTCGCCGTCGGACCGCGCACCACCGCGCGCTTCGCCCACGGCGACCTGGTGGCGCGCCTCATCGACAACGCGGCGCACGCGGGCATCGCGCCCGCCACCTTCGCCGCGCTCCTGGCCGCCCTGGTCACGCCCGTCGGCGCCGTGGTGGCCCTCGCGCTCATCGACGGCTGGCTCGCCGCGGTGTTCCTCGTCGGCGCGCCCGTGCTCTTCCTGCTCCTGCGGACCTTCGTGCGCGTCTCCTCCGACTGCGTGGCGCGCTACCAGCGGGTCCAGGGGAACATCGCGGGACGCCTGAGCGAGGCGATCGGCGGGGCGCGCACCGTCGCCGCCGCGCACACGCAGGACAAGGAGGCGGCGCGCGTCCTCGGCGAACTGCCCGAACTCGGCCGTCAGGGACGGCGGATGTGGCGCCTTCAGGGCCGCTCCCAGGCGCAGGCCGTCGCGGTCGCGCCGCTGTTGCAGATCGCGGTCGCCGCGGTCGCGGGGCTGCTGCTGCTCCGGCACCGCATCTCGGTCGGCGACCTGCTCGCCGCGTCCCGGTACGCGGTGCTGGCCACCGGGATCGGCATGCTCGTGGGACAGTTGGGCGGTCTGGTGCGGGCCAGGGCCGCGGCCCGCCGCCTGGAGGAAGTCCTCACCGAACCCCCGACGTCGTACGGCGAAGCAGAACTGCCCCCCGAGGGCGGCCTGTTGGAGCTGCGCGGCGTCATGGCGAGCCGGGGCGGACGTACCGTCCTCGACGGCGTCGACCTGACGGTGCCCGCGGGCACCACGCTCGCCGTGGTCGGCCGCTCGGGCGCGGGCAAATCGCTGCTCGCCGCGCTCGCCGGGCGGCTCGCCGACCCCGACGAGGGGGAGGTGCGCCTCGACGGGGTCCCGCTGCGCTCGCTCGGCAGGCAGGAGCTGCGCCGCGAGGTCGGCTACGCCTTCGAGCGGCCCGCGCTGCTGGGGACGACCCTGGAGGACACGATCGGCCTCGGCGCCCCGCGTCCGACGCCGGGACGGATCCGCGAGGCGGCCCGCGCCGCCCGCGCCGACACCTTCATCACCCGCCTCCCCGACGGCTACGCCACCCCTTGCGGACAGGCGCCGCTCTCCGGCGGCGAGTCCCAACGCCTCGGTCTGGCACGGGCGTTCGCGCGCGGCGGGCGGCTGCTGATCCTGGACGACGCCATGTCCAGCCTGGACACGGTCACCGAACACCACATCGCCGACGCGCTGCTCCACCACACCCCGCACCGCAGCCGCCTGATCATCGCCCACCGGGCCGCGACGGCGGCCCGCGCGGACGCGGTGGCCTGGCTCCACGAGGGCCGGATCCGGGCGGTGGGCACCCACGAGGAACTGTGGGAACGCCCGGAGTACCGGGAGGTGTTCGGCGCGTGA
- a CDS encoding class I SAM-dependent methyltransferase, whose amino-acid sequence MLTVDFTRFPLAAGDRVLDLGCGAGRHAFECYRRGAQVVALDQNAEEIREVAKWFAAMKEAGEAPAGATATAMEGDALNLPFPDASFDVVIISEVMEHIPDDKGVLAEMVRVLKPGGRIAVTVPRYGPEKVCWTLSDAYHEVEGGHIRIYKADELLGKMRESGLKPYGTHHAHALHSPYWWLKCAFGVDNDKALPVRAYHKLLVWDIMKKPLATRVAEQLLNPVVGKSFVAYATKPHLPVAAAESVADAK is encoded by the coding sequence GTGCTGACCGTCGACTTCACCCGCTTCCCGCTCGCCGCAGGCGACCGCGTGCTCGACCTGGGCTGCGGCGCGGGCCGGCACGCCTTCGAGTGTTACCGGCGGGGCGCCCAGGTGGTGGCCCTCGACCAGAACGCCGAGGAGATCCGCGAGGTCGCCAAGTGGTTCGCCGCGATGAAGGAGGCGGGCGAGGCCCCCGCGGGCGCGACGGCCACCGCGATGGAGGGCGACGCGCTCAACCTGCCCTTCCCCGACGCCTCCTTCGACGTCGTGATCATCTCCGAGGTCATGGAGCACATCCCGGACGACAAGGGCGTCCTCGCCGAGATGGTCCGGGTCCTCAAGCCCGGCGGCCGCATCGCCGTCACCGTCCCGCGCTACGGCCCCGAGAAGGTCTGCTGGACGCTCAGCGACGCCTACCACGAGGTCGAGGGCGGCCACATCCGCATCTACAAGGCCGACGAACTCCTCGGCAAGATGCGGGAGTCGGGCCTCAAGCCGTACGGCACGCACCACGCGCACGCCCTGCACTCGCCCTACTGGTGGCTGAAGTGCGCCTTCGGCGTCGACAACGACAAGGCGCTGCCGGTGCGCGCGTACCACAAGCTCCTGGTCTGGGACATCATGAAGAAGCCGCTCGCCACCCGGGTCGCCGAGCAGTTGCTCAACCCCGTCGTCGGCAAGAGCTTCGTGGCGTACGCGACCAAGCCGCACCTTCCCGTCGCCGCCGCGGAGTCCGTGGCGGACGCCAAGTGA
- a CDS encoding prenyltransferase/squalene oxidase repeat-containing protein, whose translation MTSPERTEHLVLPGVLTADQAAATVRGILAVQREDGAIPWFRGHHLDPWDHTEAAMALDAAGEHAAAERAYDWLARHQNPDGSWYAAYRDGDPHDITDRGRETNFCAYLAVGVWHHYLATGDESFLDRMWPAVVGAVEFVLALQQPGGQIGWKREPDGTPVTDALLTGSSSIHQALRCALAIAEQRDEAQPDWELATGALAHAIRHHPERFLDKDRYSMDWYYPVLGGALTGAAAKSRIEEGWDRFVVPGLGVRCVVPNAWVTGGESAELALALWALGESDRALDILQSIQHLRDPATGLYWTGFVYDDEAVWPEELTTWTAGSLLLAVAALGGDEATCAVFSGERLPGGLDPDCC comes from the coding sequence GTGACGAGCCCCGAGCGGACCGAACACCTCGTCCTGCCCGGCGTCCTGACGGCCGATCAGGCCGCGGCGACGGTCCGCGGCATCCTCGCCGTGCAGCGCGAGGACGGCGCCATCCCGTGGTTCAGGGGCCACCACCTCGACCCGTGGGACCACACCGAGGCCGCCATGGCCCTGGACGCCGCGGGCGAGCACGCGGCCGCCGAGCGGGCCTACGACTGGCTCGCGCGCCACCAGAACCCGGACGGCTCCTGGTACGCGGCCTACCGCGACGGCGATCCGCACGACATCACCGACCGGGGCCGCGAGACCAACTTCTGCGCGTACCTCGCCGTCGGCGTCTGGCACCACTACCTCGCCACCGGCGACGAGTCGTTCCTCGACCGCATGTGGCCCGCCGTGGTCGGAGCCGTCGAGTTCGTCCTCGCGCTCCAGCAGCCAGGCGGCCAGATCGGCTGGAAGCGCGAGCCCGACGGCACGCCGGTGACCGACGCGCTGCTCACCGGCTCGTCCTCGATCCACCAGGCGCTGCGCTGCGCGCTCGCGATCGCCGAGCAGCGTGACGAGGCCCAGCCCGACTGGGAGCTGGCGACGGGCGCGCTCGCGCACGCCATCCGCCACCACCCCGAGCGCTTCCTCGACAAGGACCGCTACTCGATGGACTGGTACTACCCGGTCCTCGGCGGCGCCCTGACCGGCGCGGCGGCCAAGTCCCGCATAGAGGAGGGCTGGGACCGCTTCGTCGTGCCCGGCCTCGGCGTGCGCTGCGTCGTGCCCAACGCCTGGGTGACGGGCGGCGAGAGCGCGGAACTCGCCCTGGCGCTCTGGGCGTTGGGCGAGTCGGACCGGGCCCTGGACATCCTCCAGTCCATCCAGCACCTGCGTGACCCGGCGACGGGTCTCTACTGGACGGGCTTCGTCTACGACGACGAGGCGGTCTGGCCCGAGGAGCTGACCACGTGGACGGCGGGGTCGTTGCTCCTTGCGGTTGCCGCGTTGGGCGGGGACGAGGCGACGTGTGCGGTGTTCTCCGGGGAGCGGTTGCCCGGGGGGCTGGATCCGGATTGTTGCTGA